CTGGATGCTCATTGAGAGTCGGAGCTCAGTAGGCCCCGACGTCGGCGGAAACATGTGTTCGGACTTTTCGTAATGGAGCGTGCAGCCGGACACAGCAAGGCACAGCACGGCCGTGAGTGCCGCACATCCTGAGCGAAGCAGCCTCTGCCCAAGCTGTACTGCTGCTCTGGAAACTGCCTGACAGTCAAGGTGAAATCGGGGCGCGGCCCGATGCCATTGCCGCGCCTCGGGTTTGGATGAGAGTGCCATCGAAACTCCACGACACGTCGGTCCCGGGTAACTCGGACACACCTTACTTTGTTCCGTGGCCGTCAAGGGGAGATGCCGCGTTCTTGCTCGGAGTCTCCGTCAATACGGTGGGGGAGTCAAATCCCACGCTGGAATTCTAGACTGGCCTTGCTCCTGTGTCAAGTCAGGACTCGTCGCGGCAGGTGCGGACGAGGCGTCCAGGCCCGAGAGTCCCCTGAAGAAGATCCCTTCGGAGACGCAGATGGATGGTCAGCCAGAGGCCCGGCCAGAGACTCGGGGAGAGGTTTGTACGGGGTTTTCGCGTCGGTCGTCGTCGCAGCATGTGGTGGTGGCACAGGCCGGAACTCAATCCGCGGGTAAGGTCCGAGACGCGAGCTGCGGGTTAGAGGATGCGGCTCGGGCTCCAGGTCTGGCCCGCGTCGGCGGTGAAGAGGAGCGTTTGTTCGTCGCCGGCGATGATGCCGTTCCGGCCGTCGGCGAAGAAGCGGATGCTGAACAGGTCGGCGGTCGTGTCGACGTTCAGGCGCTGCCAGGTTTCGCCGCCGTCATTGGTATGCAGCAGCGTTCCCTGCGCGCCGCCTACGAAACCCTCCATTGTATCGGACCGGAAGTCAAGGGAGTAGAGGGCGGGTGGCATGAAGTCGAACTTGAGAGGCCGCCATTCTTCACCGCCGTCGGGCGTGAACAGGACCCCGGCGTTGGCAGTTGTTGCGAACCCGACCGAGTCCCCGTTCGGAAAGAAGACCGCGGTGATATTGGTCGAGGGCATCGCCCCCTGGAGGTTGCCGGCCTGGGAGAACCAGACACGGCCCCCGGTGGTGGTTTTGAGAATGGTGCCGTTAGGACCGACTGCGTAGCCGGTCGTCTCGTCCGATGGGAAGTCCATGTCCATGATTTTCTGGTCCGTGGCGGTAACGAGCTTGACCCAGGTCTCGCCCGCGTCGACCGTGCGCAAGACCGTGCCTGCGTCACCCGCGACAAAGCCCGTCTGCGGGCTGAGCCGGAATTTGATGACTCGCAGATCTACGTGGACGCCGGTATCGAGCAGACGCCAGGTATTGCCTCCGTTCTCGGATTTGAGCACGGCGCCGAGGTCGCCGCAGGCGTAGCCTATGTCCCCCTGGCCGGGGAAGGAGATGGTGTACAGGTTGCCGCAGTGCGGGAGCACGAGCTTGCGCCACGTCGCGCCGCCGTCCTCGGACGCCAGGGCGAGGCCGTGGTCGCCGACCGCGTAGGCGAGGAATGTGTCCTCAACGGTAAAGATGGAGTTGATACGATTTGCCACGTCGGTTGTTTGTATCTTGCCTTACGGCCGGCCGAAGTCAAGCGGGGCGACCACGGGCCGGCCGAAGACGAGGCGGGTTTGTCGAGCGGGCGGCGTTTGACTTCGCTTCGTTTTCGTATAGAACTTGAGACACGTGATTGGCGCGCTGATATCGAGTCTGAGGCCCAAGCAGTGGCCGAAGAACCTGCTTGTGTTCGCCGGGCTGGTCTTTTCGCTTCACCTCTTCAACCTGACTTACCTGCTGCTTTCGGTCGGCGGGTTTGTTGTATTCTGCCTGCTGGCCGGTGCCGTCTACCTGGTAAACGACCTGGTGGACGTGGAGCACGACCGGCTGCATCCGAGGAAGCGGCTCCGGCCGATCGCATCCGGTCGCCTCAAGCCCGGCGTTGCCAAGGTGGCGGCGGTCGTGGCTGCGCTGGTCGGCCTCGGCGGCAGCTTCGCGCTCAAGTGGCAGTTCGGAATTGTCGGCCTGGCCTACCTACTGCTCGAACTTGCCTATTCCTTCTACCTCAAGCGTCTGGTGGTGCTGGACGTGATGACGGTCGCGGCCGGGTTCGCGCTGCGCGCCATCGCGGGTACGGTGCTGGTCCACGTCACGCTCTCGTCGTGGCTATTTGTCTGTACTATCCTCTTCGCCCTGTTCATATCTCTGGCCAAGCGCAGACACGAACTGGTCACGCTGGAGGACGGCGGAGCAGGCCACCGAGCCGTGCTCGAGAATTACTCCGAGGCACTGCTCGACCAGATGACGGCGGTCGCGACTTCGGCGACCGTCATAGCCTACTGCCTGTACACGATTGCGCCGGAGACCATCTCGAAATTCGGCACGCATAACCTGATGCTCACCGTGCCGTTCGTGCTATACGGAGTCTACCGTTACCTGTATCTCGTCTACCGGAAAGACATGGGGGGAGCGCCGGAGCAGGCGCTGCTGACTGATATCCCACTGCTGGTCGACGTGCTGCTCTGGATGGCCAGCATCGTCGTCGTTATCTACTTCAAAATCTAGGCGGGCAGGGGCGAGCACTCGGCAAGTTTCGACTTGCCGCAGGCAGCTTTGCTGCCGAAAGGCCCTTTGCGGATGGCGCAGAGTTCGGCCTGCGACTCAGTGATGACCTTCACGGCCTCCGGGCTCAGGCCCACGACTTGAGCCGCGGCGTGTGCGCCCGCGACTCGGCCCTCCAGCATGGCGGTCGATGCCTCTTCAATACCGGATACGTCACCGGCGAGATAGATGCTGCAGATGCTGGTCTGCATGTTGTCGTTGTGCCAGGCCACATGTCCGCCCAGCTCCGGGACATAGACCATCCTGCACCCGGACTGCCAGAGTAGCTCTGAGAGTGGTGTGAGGCCAACGGCGAGGCAGATGGTGTCGACCTTCAACCTGCGAGTTGTTCGAGGAACGGGCTGAAACTTCTTGTCCACGCGGCAGATAACAGCACCATCGACTTCTTCCTCGCCGAGAGCCGAGAGCACCGTGTGCGATGTGAGAATCGGAACGCCGAGACGCGCCAGCTTCGCAGAATGTACGTGATAGCCGCCGATTCTCGGTAGGGCCTCGACCACTGCCGCGACTTCGATGCCGGCTTGGATGAGCTGATACGATACGATCAACCCGATGTTGCCCGAGCCAACCATGAGGACCCGACTGCCGGGCCTGACTCCGTGCACGTTCATCAAGGTTTGAACCGCGCCGGCGCCGTAGACGCCGGGCAGGTCGTTGTTCTGGAACAGCAGGTTGTTCTCGGCCGCGCCGGTCGCTACTATCAGACACTTGAACTCGAGCTTGGTCAACCGCTCGCGGCTCGCCAATCCAAGTACTTTCCCACCGTACAAACCTACGACCGAGGTCCCGGGCAGGACTTCCGCCGGCAGGGCACGGAGTTCCTGTTCGAGAATCGTCGCTATGTCCATGCCGCGCGTGCCACAATAGTGGGCCTTGGAACCGAAGAATTTGTGGGTCTGCTTGACAAGCTGGCCGCCGAGCCGGTCGTTGTCCTCGATGAGCACGACCTTGGCGCCGAGCCTGGCCGCGACCACGGCGGCAGAAAGCCCGGCGGGACCTCCGCCGACGATGGCAATATCAGTCTGTTTCATGACAGTTCAGAGTCCAGAATCCAGGGTCTAGAGTTATCGGACTCTCTGAATTCTGGTTTCTGAGTTCTTGATTCTGCATTGTCCGATGCCTACGTTAGTTTCCCTCTGCCACTCTGACGTTCGACCTTCACGCCTTCGCGCAGCGGTTCCATGCAAACCATGGTGTTGGGTTGGCCATCGACGACCATCAGGCAAGAAGAGCACTTTCCGAC
This bacterium DNA region includes the following protein-coding sequences:
- a CDS encoding NAD(P)/FAD-dependent oxidoreductase → MKQTDIAIVGGGPAGLSAAVVAARLGAKVVLIEDNDRLGGQLVKQTHKFFGSKAHYCGTRGMDIATILEQELRALPAEVLPGTSVVGLYGGKVLGLASRERLTKLEFKCLIVATGAAENNLLFQNNDLPGVYGAGAVQTLMNVHGVRPGSRVLMVGSGNIGLIVSYQLIQAGIEVAAVVEALPRIGGYHVHSAKLARLGVPILTSHTVLSALGEEEVDGAVICRVDKKFQPVPRTTRRLKVDTICLAVGLTPLSELLWQSGCRMVYVPELGGHVAWHNDNMQTSICSIYLAGDVSGIEEASTAMLEGRVAGAHAAAQVVGLSPEAVKVITESQAELCAIRKGPFGSKAACGKSKLAECSPLPA
- a CDS encoding YCF48-related protein; translated protein: MANRINSIFTVEDTFLAYAVGDHGLALASEDGGATWRKLVLPHCGNLYTISFPGQGDIGYACGDLGAVLKSENGGNTWRLLDTGVHVDLRVIKFRLSPQTGFVAGDAGTVLRTVDAGETWVKLVTATDQKIMDMDFPSDETTGYAVGPNGTILKTTTGGRVWFSQAGNLQGAMPSTNITAVFFPNGDSVGFATTANAGVLFTPDGGEEWRPLKFDFMPPALYSLDFRSDTMEGFVGGAQGTLLHTNDGGETWQRLNVDTTADLFSIRFFADGRNGIIAGDEQTLLFTADAGQTWSPSRIL
- a CDS encoding decaprenyl-phosphate phosphoribosyltransferase; this encodes MIGALISSLRPKQWPKNLLVFAGLVFSLHLFNLTYLLLSVGGFVVFCLLAGAVYLVNDLVDVEHDRLHPRKRLRPIASGRLKPGVAKVAAVVAALVGLGGSFALKWQFGIVGLAYLLLELAYSFYLKRLVVLDVMTVAAGFALRAIAGTVLVHVTLSSWLFVCTILFALFISLAKRRHELVTLEDGGAGHRAVLENYSEALLDQMTAVATSATVIAYCLYTIAPETISKFGTHNLMLTVPFVLYGVYRYLYLVYRKDMGGAPEQALLTDIPLLVDVLLWMASIVVVIYFKI